The DNA sequence GTGTGTCTAGGTAGTCTTGGTCTCTGCTGCCCTCTTGTGGTTACTTCTTGACTCACAGGCCCTGATCCTCTGGATGTTGTCCCCTTAGAGTGCCATCCTACCTGGAGACCGGGTGGTCAGATGCTGCCCCGTGGGCTTCAGGGGcaccagagaaaggagagggagcatGTGGGTCTCATGAGTGGCACGGCCAGGACCTTTCTGACCCCACTCCTCCTGCTGCTAGAGCCCAAGTTCGTCAAGGTCTTTTGGATCCCAGAGAGCGAGAATCCTGATGATGACAAGATCTACTTCTTCTTCCGTGAGTCGGCAGTGGAGGCTTCGCCATCACTGGGACGCCAGACTGTGTCCCGGGTTGGCCAGATCTGTCGGGTGAGGAGTCCTTGGGCCACATCCGATGACTACATCCCTGCTCTTTTGCCTGTCTGGGCCTCCCCCTCATCCCTGCTGATTGACCCTGCAGAATGACGTGGGAGGCCAGCGAAGCCTTGTCAACAAGTGGACCACGTTCCTGAAGGCGCGTCTGGTGTGCTCAGTGCCAGGTGTCGAGGGTGACACACACTTCGACCACCTCCGTGAGTGCCAGGAGCAGAGGATGGGGTTGGAGAGAGGGAGTGCAGGGGGCCAGACCCAGGAGCCGGGCTGCCCAGAGGGCTGTGTGCCCTCCCCCAACTAGGCTTCTTCCCCACAGAGGACATGTTCCTGCTGTCCTTGAGGGACCGCTGGAGCCCACTGCTCTACGCTGTCTTCTCCACATCGAGGTGAGGGGCAGGAGGTAGAGGGCAGGGCCCAACGGGCTCTGCTGGGCCCCTCAGTCTGCTCATGTCTTTGCCTGCAGCACCATCTTCCAGGGCTCTGCAGTGTGTGTGTACAGCATGAACGACGTGCGCCGGGCCTTCCTGGGGCCCTTTGCACACAAGGAAGGGCCCATGCACCAGTGGGTGTCCTACCAGGGCCGTGTCCCCTACCCCCGGCCTGGCATGGTGCGTAGCCCCAGGAGTCCCACCACAACCCACTTAAAGTCTCAGGGGTGGAAAACCTGGCCTGGGATCTTCTTGgtgaatgtgtttttttccttctgttatggGTGGGAAAACATCACCTTCGTCAGACAGGGCCCCTCAGAGGAAGGGCATATTTCCCCCTAAGAGTCCCAAGGGCAAGGCTGGGTCTTCTCTCCTCAGATTCTCAGGGCAGACCTCTGTCCATTAGCACTCCCCTATACTCGGGTACCTGGAGGTCTCTTGTGGACCCACCAGGCCCTCGTACCCACATCCCTGTCgtgcctcctccccacctgcccagTGTCCCAGCAAGACCTTTGGCACCTTCAGTTCTACCAAGGACTTTCCTGATGACGTCATTCAATTTGCCCGGAACCACCCCCTCATGTACAATTCGGTCCTGCCCATGGGTGGTCGCCCTCTCTTCATACAAGTGGATGCCGGGTACACCTTCACCCAGATCACTGCAGACCGTGTAGCAGCTGCTGACGGACACTATGACGTCCTCTTCATTGGCACAGGTCAGTGTCCTGCCATGACTACCCATAAAACTCTGTCCAGACTCTCTTCCACCTGTCAGCAGAAGCTGCCCCTGCCCAGTCCCATCTTTACATCTTTGCCTGGGTTGTGCTCTCATCTCCTTCTGGATGCTGGTCTGATTGTTCCAACCCACATTCTTCACCTATCCAACCATGCTAAGGGTAAAGGCCTCAGAAGTGAGGAGATCCCCAGCCCTAGCTGCCAGGAAACACAAGGAATCACTCATTCCTCATCCCTGCAGACGCTGGCACAGTGCTGAAGGTGATCTCCGTCCCCAAGGGCAGCCAGCCTAACGGGGAGGGGCTGCTCTTGGAGGAGCTGCACGTTTTTGAGGTGAGGCCTAGCCCCCTCCTCCTAGAGGAACCCTACCCCATTGATCTCTGATCCCAGCGCTCCTCCTCCTCTCAGGATTCATCTGCTATCACCAGCATGCAAATCTCTTCCAAGAGGGTAAGTGACCAAAAGGCTTGGGAGCAGAAGGGACCCAGTGTGTTCCCCGGGCACCCCTACCCCCATGCCTCCCTTGGTAGTTTGAAGCACTGGGTTTGAGTATAGGTTCTGCCTTTGCTAGACTGCGTGACCTGAGACCCTGATCAGTGTCAAGTGGGGTGAGGGATCCCTGACCAATGGGAGGCGGGCACAGGGCTGCCTTCGGTCAGCCCGGAGCCCCTCGTGCCCCCTAGCACCAGCTGTACATAGCTTCGCGGAGCGCGGTCGCCCAGATCCCGTTGCACCTCTGTGCTGCCCACGGCCGCGCCTGTGCGGAATGCTGCCTTGCGCGAGACCCTTACTGCGCCTGGGACGGGGCCGCGTGCACGCGCTTTCAGCCCAGCGCTAAAAGGTGGGCAGTGTTAGGGGCGGGCCACCTGGAATCATTTGCAGCACCTGGCTAAATGAAGAAGGACTCACGGAGGCTCTAATGTACCAATGCAACCCCCACCCTGCAGGCGGTTCCGGCGGCAAGACGTGAGGAATGGCGACCCCAGCACGCTGTGCTCCGGCGGTGAGTGCCCCAGCTGCCCCACTTCTGGGCCTTTGAAGacgccccaccctgccctgcctgaATCTGACATTCCTTTGCCCTCCCCAGACTCCTCTCATCCCGCACTGCTGGAGCGGAAGGTGTTCGGTGTGGAGGGCGGAAGCGCCTTCCTGGAGTGTGAGCCCCGCTCGCTGCAGGCGCGCGTGGAATGGACCTTCCAGCGCGCAGGGGAGGCGACCCACACCCAGGTGAGCCTCACGCCCTCCCTTCCCAAACAAGCCCTTGTCCCGCCCCCTACATCCAGGAGAGCCCCGCCCTAGCCAGTGTGGTTCCCACTTCGAGACTAGGTCCGACCCCGCCCAGTGAGACTCCGTCCAGCTAGACCCCTTAAGTCCAGTTTGGTCCCTTACCTGAACTCCACATTCTGGTGAGGCCCCATTCCATCTAACTAGACTcctgacacccccctcccccatccgaGAGGAGCCCCGCCCTCGCCCCGCCCATTgaggcccccgccccgcccccatgTTCAGGTAAACCAccactacccgcccccccccccccccacctccagtccAGTCCCGTCCGGTCTCGTCCGGTCCCGTAAGGGTTTCCGCTTTTAGACCACTGGTCCCAGTGCACGCAACCTTCAAAGGTACACCTGCGAGAGTCCCTTACCTGCTCATGCTTGGCCACCGTTGACCCTCTACCTCTCCTGGCCCGACCTGGGAGCCGGGTTTCCTTGTTCCTGACACCGATGCCTTTGCCTCCCACTGGCCCCGCCTGCAGGTAGCTATGGAGGAGCGCGCGGAGCGCCTTACGGGGGGACTGCTGCTGCGCGGACTGAGGCGCGGGGATTCTGGCGTGTACCTGTGCGCAGCTGTGGAGCAGGGCTTTTCGCAGTCGCTGCGTCGCCTGGTGCTACACGTGCTGAGTGCTGCGCAGGCCGAAAGGCTGGCCCGGACCGAGGAGGCTGTGCCCGTAGcccctccaggccccaggctctggtaCCGGGACTTCCTGCAGCTGGTGGAGCCGGGCGGCGGTGGCGCGAGTTCCCTGCGAATGTGTCGTCTGCAGCCCGAGTCGCGCCCACCGCCTCCCGAGTCACGGAGGAAGGGCCGAAACCGGCGAAGGCACGCCCCAGAGCCGCGTGCTGAGCGGGGGCCGCGCAGCGCAGCGCACTGGTGATTCGGCAGTCCACGCCGGGTACAGGGAAGGAGGCTACAGGCAGGACAGGGGGAGGACAGACCGTGGAGGACGCACAGCTAGGGGGCCTGGCACATTGGTCCCTGGTTGATGGAGACACCGACCTACAGGCCCTGGCTGAGGGGCAGCCTCCCCGGCTTATTTATTAACAGAGGATAACCCTTGAATGTAGCCCTGGGAGGGACGGCCCAGGCGGGCCACAGGGGCCGGCTGGTCGGGAGGAGGGAGATAAGCACGGCTCCAGAGCAACGACCTGGGCAGAGGAGGTGCCCGGAGTGCCCACCCCGGGATAAAGACCTCCTCCTTGGAGAATGAGCAGAAAGCTGTGAACAGGCTGAACTGGTGGGGCGGGAGTGGGACAGGCCGACTGTACTAATGCAATAAACACATTATGAGCCGAAGCTGGAATGGCCCCAGCTGACAACCGCTGGTACTAGGTCTTGCTGTGCGGCCTTGGGCAACTTCCTAGCAGTCTTAGGACCTCAGTTTCTGAAAAGGATGCTGTGATGAGGATTAAAGGCAGTTTCCATGTGACTGAGTAGATTCTGTGGGGCCTTTGGGGCCCTACTGACCTGCACAGTATGTTCTGAATATGATTTCTTGGAtgagtgctatgaagaaaatgaaatttggagATATGGAAAATAATGTGAGAAAGCATCACTGAGggggtgacatttgagctaaACAACAAGGAGCCAGTCATGGGAGTATCTAAGGGGTGGAGTGTTCCAGGAGGCAACAGctagtgcaaaggtcctgaggtggaaaCAAGGTTGCTGTGTGTGAGGAACatcaaggaggccagtgtgatACAGTGGAGTGATGGATTTGGGATGTTTTAGGGGGAGG is a window from the Leopardus geoffroyi isolate Oge1 chromosome A2, O.geoffroyi_Oge1_pat1.0, whole genome shotgun sequence genome containing:
- the SEMA3B gene encoding semaphorin-3B isoform X1; this encodes MGQAAAAAMIPGLALLWAAVLGGAAPSPPRLRLSFQELQAQHGLRTFRLERTCCYEALLVDEERGRLFVGAENRVASLSLDDISKRAKKLAWPAPVEWREECNWAGKDIGTECMNFVKLLHAYNRTHLLACGTGAFHPTCAFVEVGHRLEEPTLRLDLRRLEDGKGKSPYDPRHRAASVLVGKELYSGVAADLMGRDFTIFRSLGQRPSLRTEPHDSRWLNEPKFVKVFWIPESENPDDDKIYFFFRESAVEASPSLGRQTVSRVGQICRNDVGGQRSLVNKWTTFLKARLVCSVPGVEGDTHFDHLQDMFLLSLRDRWSPLLYAVFSTSSTIFQGSAVCVYSMNDVRRAFLGPFAHKEGPMHQWVSYQGRVPYPRPGMCPSKTFGTFSSTKDFPDDVIQFARNHPLMYNSVLPMGGRPLFIQVDAGYTFTQITADRVAAADGHYDVLFIGTDAGTVLKVISVPKGSQPNGEGLLLEELHVFEDSSAITSMQISSKRHQLYIASRSAVAQIPLHLCAAHGRACAECCLARDPYCAWDGAACTRFQPSAKRRFRRQDVRNGDPSTLCSGDSSHPALLERKVFGVEGGSAFLECEPRSLQARVEWTFQRAGEATHTQVAMEERAERLTGGLLLRGLRRGDSGVYLCAAVEQGFSQSLRRLVLHVLSAAQAERLARTEEAVPVAPPGPRLWYRDFLQLVEPGGGGASSLRMCRLQPESRPPPPESRRKGRNRRRHAPEPRAERGPRSAAHW
- the SEMA3B gene encoding semaphorin-3B isoform X2, translated to MGRDFTIFRSLGQRPSLRTEPHDSRWLNEPKFVKVFWIPESENPDDDKIYFFFRESAVEASPSLGRQTVSRVGQICRNDVGGQRSLVNKWTTFLKARLVCSVPGVEGDTHFDHLQDMFLLSLRDRWSPLLYAVFSTSSTIFQGSAVCVYSMNDVRRAFLGPFAHKEGPMHQWVSYQGRVPYPRPGMCPSKTFGTFSSTKDFPDDVIQFARNHPLMYNSVLPMGGRPLFIQVDAGYTFTQITADRVAAADGHYDVLFIGTDAGTVLKVISVPKGSQPNGEGLLLEELHVFEDSSAITSMQISSKRHQLYIASRSAVAQIPLHLCAAHGRACAECCLARDPYCAWDGAACTRFQPSAKRRFRRQDVRNGDPSTLCSGDSSHPALLERKVFGVEGGSAFLECEPRSLQARVEWTFQRAGEATHTQVAMEERAERLTGGLLLRGLRRGDSGVYLCAAVEQGFSQSLRRLVLHVLSAAQAERLARTEEAVPVAPPGPRLWYRDFLQLVEPGGGGASSLRMCRLQPESRPPPPESRRKGRNRRRHAPEPRAERGPRSAAHW